Proteins encoded within one genomic window of Bombina bombina isolate aBomBom1 chromosome 1, aBomBom1.pri, whole genome shotgun sequence:
- the PRR15L gene encoding proline-rich protein 15-like protein, producing MADSSHSWWKLTFLRKKKSCPKVVYESVVEHAGTEKGAEGNTDDSNYTARLEKIVDKTTKGKHVKVSNSGRFKERNRVRPSLNDNPALYTESPAGQQGQPNSQGIH from the coding sequence ATGGCAGACTCCTCTCATAGCTGGTGGAAGCTCACCTTTCTACGCAAAAAGAAATCTTGCCCCAAGGTTGTGTATGAGTCAGTGGTGGAGCATGCGGGAACTGAGAAGGGAGCAGAGGGGAACACAGATGACAGTAACTACACTGCACGGCTAGAGAAAATCGTGGACAAAACCACCAAGGGTAAACATGTCAAGGTGTCCAATTCTGGACGATTCAAGGAAAGAAACAGAGTCCgaccatctcttaatgacaatccaGCACTATACACAGAGTCCCCTGCAGGGCAACAAGGGCAgccaaactcacagggtatacacTGA